One window from the genome of Sphingomonas lacunae encodes:
- a CDS encoding 3-isopropylmalate dehydratase large subunit produces the protein MSGPRTLFDKLWDQHCILDLDGSSSLIAIDRLFLHERTGASALKSLAAAGRTVVDPAHVFAVMDHIVDTRTGRSDQTLMPGGQAFISETREAARAAGITLFDVDDPRQGITHVISPELGIVLPGLTLIAPDSHTCTQGAFGALAWGIGSSEAEHAMATGTLRVEKPKRMRVTFTGTLRPGITAKDMILTLLAREGAGGGAGHVLEFAGEAVRSLDMEARMTLCNMATEFAAFTGIIAPDDVTCAYLSGRRYAPEPLPDWSDLVSDDGARFDREIVIDASAIEPMVSWGTSPGQSIPLSGRVPDDADRRALDYIGLGAGQAIAGVPVDVAFIGSCTNARLSDLRRAAAILAGKRIAPRIKVALVVPGSSAVKRAAEAEGLDRIFTNAGFEWRESGCSMCFFVGGERFPEGSRVISSTNRNFEGRQGPGIRTHIASPEVVAASALAGRISAP, from the coding sequence ATGAGCGGCCCACGAACTCTGTTCGACAAGCTGTGGGACCAGCATTGCATCCTCGATCTCGACGGCAGCAGCAGCCTGATCGCGATTGACCGGTTGTTCCTGCATGAGCGCACGGGTGCCTCGGCGCTCAAGTCGTTGGCGGCGGCGGGCAGAACGGTGGTTGACCCGGCACACGTCTTTGCCGTGATGGACCATATCGTCGATACGCGGACGGGACGCAGCGACCAGACTCTGATGCCGGGCGGACAAGCTTTCATCAGCGAAACGCGTGAGGCGGCGCGGGCAGCAGGGATCACGCTGTTTGATGTCGATGATCCCCGGCAAGGCATCACCCATGTCATCTCGCCCGAACTGGGCATTGTCTTGCCCGGCTTGACACTGATCGCGCCCGATAGCCACACCTGCACGCAAGGCGCCTTCGGCGCGCTTGCCTGGGGCATCGGCAGCAGCGAGGCCGAACATGCCATGGCCACCGGCACGCTGCGGGTCGAAAAGCCAAAGAGGATGCGTGTGACCTTCACAGGCACTCTGCGGCCCGGCATCACTGCGAAGGACATGATCCTGACGCTGCTCGCCCGTGAAGGGGCGGGTGGCGGCGCAGGACATGTCTTGGAATTCGCCGGGGAGGCGGTGCGCAGCCTTGACATGGAAGCGCGCATGACGCTGTGCAACATGGCGACAGAATTTGCCGCCTTCACCGGCATCATCGCGCCGGACGATGTGACTTGCGCCTATCTCAGCGGTCGCCGTTATGCGCCCGAACCCCTCCCTGACTGGTCGGATCTGGTTTCGGATGACGGCGCGCGGTTTGACCGGGAAATTGTCATCGACGCTTCGGCCATCGAACCGATGGTCAGTTGGGGTACCTCGCCGGGTCAATCGATTCCGCTATCCGGCCGGGTCCCCGATGATGCTGACAGGCGGGCGCTCGATTACATCGGCCTTGGCGCGGGACAGGCGATTGCCGGGGTGCCAGTCGATGTCGCCTTCATCGGCAGTTGCACCAATGCGCGGCTGAGTGATTTGCGCCGCGCCGCCGCCATCCTTGCCGGCAAGCGGATCGCGCCGCGGATCAAGGTGGCACTGGTCGTGCCGGGCTCAAGTGCGGTCAAGCGCGCGGCGGAGGCCGAGGGCCTTGATCGGATATTCACCAACGCCGGTTTCGAATGGCGCGAAAGCGGCTGTTCCATGTGCTTCTTTGTGGGCGGCGAACGCTTCCCCGAGGGCAGCCGGGTGATCTCCTCGACCAACCGCAATTTCGAGGGGCGGCAAGGCCCAGGTATCCGCACCCATATCGCCAGTCCCGAAGTCGTCGCGGCGAGCGCGCTGGCGGGAAGGATCAGCGCGCCATGA
- a CDS encoding alpha/beta hydrolase translates to MRITRHYLTVKGRRVHYRRCGEGPPVLLVHQSPRSSREYEAVMRQWGRQFTCLAPDSPGFGQSDPFSFRAPTTEDYADAVLDFAKAVGLSGIAAYGFHSGGIFLMNAMRRHPERFVALAVGGYPCFRPEELADVGEAYLPSFKPMPYGEHLVWAWNRLLEQSWYFPWYMPDDRRRMSLAHADPMAVQDMVMDLLAAGDAYRDGYRAALTAVYDVPAAGSDVPPALIASYAGDPMTAHIARFPPLPDGWEAAEQPTRDAHFAVCADFLSHHPAPAADLAEDRHRGFIAVQAGRFDGLIHWRGQGDVLHLHGPGCSLDLLSEDGVMIDLPGHGLSDPWPGEPPTDWAAWQVVIDAAAAHLGAKAVSHEALPCGEAVLLFPDLTPDRYGHHLVTAWANVRASHVFAPHYAVNIAHARPIDPAAMAPERLAAEHLALIRAGTAAQALHLARQAGGIA, encoded by the coding sequence ATGCGGATCACGCGTCACTATCTCACCGTCAAGGGGCGCCGGGTACATTATCGCCGCTGCGGCGAGGGTCCGCCGGTGCTGCTGGTGCACCAGAGCCCGCGCTCCTCGAGGGAATATGAGGCGGTGATGCGGCAATGGGGGCGGCAATTCACCTGTCTTGCACCCGATAGTCCGGGCTTCGGACAATCTGACCCCTTTTCATTCCGCGCGCCAACAACTGAAGACTATGCCGACGCGGTGCTCGACTTTGCCAAAGCGGTCGGCCTGAGCGGCATTGCTGCCTATGGCTTTCATTCGGGCGGCATTTTCCTGATGAACGCCATGCGCCGCCATCCGGAGCGTTTCGTTGCCCTGGCCGTGGGTGGCTATCCCTGCTTCAGGCCTGAAGAGCTCGCCGACGTGGGTGAGGCTTATCTGCCGTCTTTCAAGCCAATGCCCTATGGCGAGCATCTCGTCTGGGCGTGGAACCGCTTGCTTGAACAGAGCTGGTATTTCCCCTGGTACATGCCTGATGATCGCCGACGCATGTCGCTGGCCCATGCCGATCCGATGGCGGTGCAGGATATGGTGATGGACCTGCTGGCGGCAGGCGATGCCTATCGCGACGGCTATCGGGCAGCGCTGACCGCGGTTTATGACGTGCCCGCTGCCGGCAGCGACGTGCCGCCTGCCCTGATCGCCAGCTATGCCGGCGATCCGATGACCGCGCATATCGCCCGATTCCCTCCGCTGCCCGACGGCTGGGAAGCGGCGGAGCAGCCGACGCGTGACGCCCACTTTGCAGTCTGCGCAGACTTTCTGTCGCACCATCCGGCACCAGCGGCGGATCTCGCCGAGGATCGGCATCGCGGGTTCATCGCTGTGCAGGCGGGTAGGTTCGATGGCCTGATTCACTGGCGTGGGCAGGGGGATGTGCTCCACCTGCACGGGCCGGGGTGCTCGCTCGATCTGCTCTCCGAAGACGGGGTCATGATTGATTTGCCCGGCCACGGCTTGTCTGACCCGTGGCCGGGCGAACCGCCGACCGACTGGGCCGCTTGGCAAGTAGTGATCGACGCGGCGGCGGCACACCTAGGCGCGAAGGCTGTTTCGCACGAAGCGCTCCCCTGTGGCGAGGCGGTGCTGCTCTTCCCCGACCTGACACCTGACCGCTATGGCCATCATCTGGTTACGGCATGGGCCAATGTCAGGGCCAGCCACGTTTTTGCCCCGCATTATGCTGTCAACATCGCCCATGCCCGGCCAATTGACCCGGCGGCAATGGCGCCGGAGCGGCTGGCGGCGGAGCATCTGGCGCTGATCCGGGCTGGCACGGCGGCGCAGGCACTGCATCTTGCCCGGCAGGCCGGAGGTATCGCATGA
- a CDS encoding isochorismatase family protein: MTLVGTKMISDGKTARQIFEELMANPARRKFGFGEKLAIINVDFQQAYTRTDLFPTAYETDPRQIEHANTISRLARACGMPVVWSRVGYMDNADDAGVWGTRTNTPDSLQNIKYGSDRHAFDPRCEIQPHDLQYTKRMPSAFFETPLASFLIWHRVDTVVVTGGSTSGCVRATAVDALSHGYRTIVPIETCADKHESYHFANLTDLQIKYADVEPVQVVIDWLEARA; encoded by the coding sequence ATGACTTTGGTGGGCACGAAAATGATCAGCGACGGAAAGACCGCCAGACAGATATTTGAAGAGCTGATGGCCAACCCGGCCCGCCGAAAATTCGGCTTTGGCGAGAAGCTGGCGATCATCAATGTCGATTTCCAGCAGGCCTATACGCGCACCGACCTGTTCCCCACCGCCTATGAAACCGATCCGCGACAGATCGAGCATGCCAACACCATCTCCCGCCTTGCCCGGGCCTGCGGGATGCCCGTGGTGTGGTCGCGCGTAGGCTATATGGACAATGCCGATGACGCTGGCGTCTGGGGCACCCGCACCAACACGCCCGACAGCTTGCAGAATATCAAATATGGCTCAGACCGGCACGCCTTTGATCCGCGCTGCGAGATCCAACCGCATGACCTCCAATATACCAAGCGCATGCCGAGCGCCTTCTTTGAAACGCCGCTGGCCAGTTTCCTGATCTGGCACCGGGTCGACACGGTCGTCGTCACCGGTGGCAGCACATCTGGCTGTGTCCGGGCCACGGCGGTCGATGCGCTCAGCCATGGCTATCGCACCATCGTCCCCATCGAAACCTGTGCCGACAAGCATGAGAGTTATCATTTCGCCAATCTGACCGACTTGCAGATCAAATATGCGGATGTCGAACCGGTGCAGGTGGTGATCGATTGGCTGGAGGCGCGGGCATGA
- a CDS encoding polysaccharide deacetylase family protein, producing MIEGAADPGLYDFAPYRARPKITWPGGKTVAVWVAPNLEYYEIDPPNHPQRKAWARPHPDVVGYAHRDHSNRVSHWRMAEVMSKHGFPGSVSLSVALCQHHPEVVADANARGWEFFSHGIYNTRYAYAMDETQERAIIEDSIRTVRDATGQTIRGWLAPALTHTPRTLDLIAEYGLDYTCDLYHDDQAQPVKVGKGSLVSIPYSLEVNDHYGFFIYNMSPREYADTLIRQFERLAAEGEQSGTVMCIPLHAYLIGQPHRIGPFEEALRHIAADGRAWIARAGDIVDAWKGQQP from the coding sequence ATGATCGAGGGCGCCGCCGACCCCGGGCTTTATGATTTCGCGCCGTATCGCGCCCGGCCCAAGATCACCTGGCCCGGTGGCAAGACGGTCGCCGTCTGGGTCGCGCCCAATCTGGAATATTACGAGATTGATCCGCCCAACCACCCACAGCGCAAGGCGTGGGCGCGGCCGCATCCGGATGTCGTCGGCTATGCCCATCGTGACCACAGCAACCGCGTCTCGCACTGGCGCATGGCCGAGGTGATGAGCAAGCATGGCTTCCCCGGATCAGTCAGTCTCTCGGTCGCGCTGTGCCAGCATCACCCCGAAGTGGTGGCCGATGCCAATGCGCGCGGCTGGGAGTTCTTCAGCCACGGCATTTACAACACACGCTACGCCTATGCCATGGACGAGACTCAGGAACGCGCCATCATCGAGGACAGCATCCGCACCGTGCGCGACGCGACCGGCCAGACGATCCGTGGCTGGCTGGCTCCCGCCCTGACCCACACGCCGCGCACACTCGATCTGATCGCCGAATATGGCCTCGATTATACATGCGACCTCTATCACGACGATCAGGCACAGCCCGTGAAGGTTGGAAAGGGCAGCCTCGTCTCGATCCCTTACAGCCTGGAGGTCAACGACCATTATGGCTTCTTCATCTATAACATGAGCCCGCGCGAATACGCCGACACGCTGATCCGCCAGTTTGAGCGGCTGGCGGCGGAGGGCGAACAATCGGGGACCGTCATGTGCATCCCCTTGCACGCCTATCTGATTGGGCAGCCCCACCGCATCGGCCCGTTTGAGGAAGCCTTGCGCCACATTGCCGCCGATGGCCGGGCATGGATCGCCCGCGCTGGAGACATAGTCGACGCATGGAAGGGGCAGCAGCCATGA
- a CDS encoding polysaccharide deacetylase family protein, with protein MTLDPAYLDYPRRRHGYDHDLYPWSALHERTPVQWPGGKSVAVWLCVSLEWFPITPSDTPFRAPGHMQTAYPDFRHYTARDYGTRIGAYRLLDAFAKAGVRASFATNAAIAERYPALVADILAAGHEIIAHSTDMNGTIAGTLPVDEERALIAESLDRMEAASGMRPQGWLSIARSQSFATADLLCDAGLRYTCDWVNDELPYRFSNGLINLPLNHELSDRQIITVQQQSVDSYAQSMIDAFDWLAGEATHFGGRMLPLHLTPYIIGLPYRIAAFEQLITALVARPEAWFATGGEIVDSWAEQNLA; from the coding sequence ATGACTCTCGACCCCGCCTATCTTGATTATCCCCGCCGCCGTCACGGCTATGACCATGATCTCTACCCCTGGTCGGCACTGCATGAGCGTACGCCAGTGCAATGGCCGGGCGGCAAGAGCGTGGCCGTCTGGCTGTGCGTCAGCCTCGAATGGTTCCCGATCACGCCGAGCGACACGCCATTCCGCGCGCCCGGCCACATGCAGACCGCCTATCCCGATTTTCGCCACTATACCGCACGCGATTATGGCACGCGCATCGGGGCTTATCGTCTGCTCGACGCCTTCGCCAAAGCAGGGGTGCGCGCCAGTTTCGCCACCAATGCGGCGATTGCCGAACGCTATCCTGCACTGGTCGCGGATATCCTGGCTGCGGGGCATGAGATCATCGCCCATTCGACCGATATGAACGGCACCATCGCCGGCACCCTGCCGGTCGACGAGGAGCGGGCTCTGATTGCGGAGTCGCTCGACCGCATGGAAGCGGCCAGCGGCATGCGACCGCAGGGCTGGCTGTCGATCGCCCGCTCGCAAAGCTTTGCCACGGCGGATCTGCTGTGCGACGCGGGGCTCCGCTATACGTGCGACTGGGTCAATGACGAACTGCCCTATCGCTTTAGCAACGGCCTGATCAACCTGCCGCTCAACCATGAACTAAGTGACCGGCAGATCATCACCGTGCAGCAGCAATCAGTCGACAGCTATGCCCAATCGATGATCGACGCCTTCGACTGGCTAGCAGGCGAAGCAACGCACTTCGGCGGCAGAATGCTGCCGCTGCACCTGACGCCCTATATCATCGGCCTGCCATACCGGATTGCCGCCTTTGAACAGCTGATCACTGCGCTGGTGGCGCGGCCCGAGGCATGGTTTGCAACGGGCGGAGAGATTGTCGACAGCTGGGCGGAACAAAACCTGGCGTGA